A genome region from Coffea arabica cultivar ET-39 chromosome 7e, Coffea Arabica ET-39 HiFi, whole genome shotgun sequence includes the following:
- the LOC113701132 gene encoding LOW QUALITY PROTEIN: ultraviolet-B receptor UVR8 (The sequence of the model RefSeq protein was modified relative to this genomic sequence to represent the inferred CDS: substituted 1 base at 1 genomic stop codon), protein MAEKGEERDTGSSGGKNHGQGGEAAAEGGGVTSPVRRVLVISAGASHSVALLSGNVICSWGRGEDGQLGHGDAEDRFSPTQLSPLDGLEIVSVTCGADHTTAYSELRMEVYSWGWGDFGRLGHGNSSDLFTPQPIKALHGLKIKQIACGDSHCLAVTMEGEVQSWGRNQNGQLGLGTTEDSLVPQKIGAFQGVPVRMVAAGAEHTAAVTEDGELYGWGWGCYGNLGLGDRNDRLIPEKVSAVEGEKMILVACGWRHTISVSSSGDLYTYGWSKYGQLGHGDFEDHLVPHKLNALSKSFISQISGGWRHTMAMTADGKLYGWGWNKFGQVGVGDNIDHCSPVQVRFPLDQARSFLILLHLWYXLYKVVQISCGWRHTLAVTERQNVFSWGRGTNGQLGHGESADCNVPKIIEALSVDGSTGQVIESSKVDPSSEKFSVSPTDRYAVVPDDNLQSQTSTLLGGNGSDVNVPETDVKRIKM, encoded by the exons ATGGCGGAGAAAGGAGAAGAGCGTGATACTGGTAGTTCCGGCGGTAAAAATCACGGACAAGGAGGAGAAGCAGCAGCAGAAGGAGGAGGAGTAACTTCACCGGTTCGCCGAGTTCTAGTCATCTCCGCCGGAGCAAGTCATTCCGTTGCTCTCTTAT CTGGAAATGTAATCTGTTCATGGGGGAGGGGAGAGGATGGCCAACTGGGACATGGAGATGCTGAAGATCGATTTTCGCCAACTCAATTGAGTCCACTGGATGGACTTGAGATAGTATCTGTTACTTGTGGAGCTGATCATACTACTGCATACTCGGAGTTACGTATGGAAGTATACAGCTGGGGATG GGGTGATTTTGGAAGGTTGGGTCATGGAAACTCTAGTGACTTGTTTACTCCTCAGCCAATAAAGGCATTACATGGTCTAAAAATCAAGCAAATTGCTTGTGGGGACAGCCATTGTTTGGCAGTGACCATGGAAGGCGAGGTGCAGAG TTGGGGTCGGAATCAAAATGGTCAGTTGGGCCTTGGCACAACAGAGGACTCTCTTGTGCCACAGAAGATTGGAGCTTTCCAG GGAGTACCTGTGAGGATGGTTGCTGCTGGGGCAGAACACACTGCTGCTGTAACAGAAGAtggtgaactttatggttggggCTGGGGTTGTTATGGTAACTTGGGTCTAGGTGACAGAAATGACCGCTTAATTCCTGAAAAAGTTTCAGCTGTTGAG gGTGAGAAGATGATTCTAGTTGCTTGTGGATGGCGACACACAATATCCGTCTCCTCTTCTGGTGATTTATATACGTACGGCTGGAGTAAATATGGTCAACTAGGCCATGGAGATTTTGAAGACCACCTTGTACCGCATAAGTTGAATGCTCTTAGCAAGAGTTTTATTTCTCAG ATATCAGGTGGATGGAGACATACAATGGCAATGACAGCTGATGGCAAACTTTATGGTTGGGGATGGAATAAG TTTGGACAAGTTGGTGTAGGTGACAACATAGATCATTGCTCTCCTGTGCAAGTTAGATTTCCACTTGATCAGGCACGTTCCTTTTTAATACTTTTACACCTCTGGTATTGATTATAT AAAGTAGTTCAGATATCTTGTGGTTGGAGACACACTCTTGCTGTTACTGAAAGGCAAAATGTCTTTTCTTGGGGAAGAGGCACAAATGGACAACTTGGGCATGGGGAGTCTGCTGACTG CAATGTTCCCAAGATCATAGAGGCTTTGAGTGTCGATGGATCCACTGGACAAGTGATAGAGAGCTCAAAAGTTGATCCATCCTCAG